The following coding sequences lie in one Cyanobacterium sp. Dongsha4 genomic window:
- a CDS encoding class I SAM-dependent methyltransferase: MQSIFNLEQFINYELLKNIYEGWQKIKAGLSLAHKNFSTEVRQRIFPYQLPLEKVSSETWTVLQARLDQIIEEDWQDAKEGVYPLNLLFDADWGKFLQAYIALWFDYPQTWQRIKNNNFQDLPSNIDSNKYPQYYRRNFHYQTDGYLSEHSADIYDLQVDILFNGVTDAMRRRILKPLKQGLNTLNSSSNPKILDVACGTGRTLKFIRATFPHASLYGIDLSAPYLRKANELLSQLPQELPQLVEGNGEELPYQDNYFQGVTSVFLFHELPNPVRQKVINECYRVLQTGGICIFADSMQLSDSPELETMMTNFPIAFHEPFYNDYIQDDLKSRLNVAGFRNIREEVHGFSKYWIATK, translated from the coding sequence ATGCAATCCATTTTTAATCTCGAACAATTTATTAACTACGAATTACTAAAAAACATTTACGAAGGTTGGCAAAAAATAAAAGCAGGGTTAAGTTTAGCCCACAAAAATTTTAGCACCGAAGTTCGTCAAAGAATATTTCCTTATCAACTACCCCTAGAAAAAGTTTCATCAGAAACATGGACAGTTTTACAGGCTAGACTAGACCAAATTATTGAAGAAGATTGGCAGGATGCAAAAGAAGGAGTTTATCCCCTTAACCTTCTATTTGATGCGGATTGGGGAAAATTTTTACAAGCATATATCGCTCTTTGGTTCGATTATCCTCAGACATGGCAAAGAATCAAAAATAATAACTTTCAAGACTTACCCTCTAATATTGACTCCAATAAATATCCTCAATACTATCGTCGCAATTTTCATTATCAAACTGATGGCTATTTGAGTGAACATTCTGCTGACATCTATGATTTACAAGTTGATATTCTTTTTAACGGTGTTACTGATGCCATGCGTCGCCGTATTCTCAAACCCTTAAAACAAGGCTTAAATACTTTAAATTCTAGTAGCAATCCGAAAATATTAGATGTTGCCTGTGGAACTGGTAGAACGTTAAAATTTATTCGGGCGACTTTCCCCCATGCCAGTTTATACGGGATAGATTTATCAGCCCCATACTTACGCAAAGCAAATGAATTATTATCCCAACTTCCTCAAGAATTACCCCAATTAGTGGAGGGTAACGGGGAAGAATTACCTTATCAAGATAACTATTTTCAAGGTGTCACCAGTGTCTTTCTTTTTCATGAGTTACCCAATCCAGTCAGACAAAAGGTAATTAATGAATGCTACCGTGTTTTACAAACAGGAGGAATCTGTATTTTTGCCGATTCGATGCAATTATCTGATTCCCCCGAATTAGAAACGATGATGACTAATTTTCCTATTGCTTTTCATGAACCTTTTTACAATGACTATATTCAGGATGATTTAAAATCTCGTTTGAATGTAGCCGGTTTTAGAAATATTCGGGAAGAAGTTCACGGTTTTAGTAAATATTGGATTGCGACAAAATAA
- a CDS encoding chlororespiratory reduction protein 7: protein MVDSIMYQEDGYVVLETNQPEQLLTEMELLQKLEQVIESCQDIPSDIDSIDSLSEKAKYLLENYCEFNIDDDNSLQWYVVRWEKR, encoded by the coding sequence ATGGTTGACTCGATTATGTATCAAGAGGATGGTTATGTTGTGTTAGAAACTAATCAACCTGAACAATTATTAACAGAGATGGAATTATTGCAAAAATTAGAACAAGTTATCGAAAGTTGCCAAGATATACCTTCAGACATCGATAGTATTGACTCTCTTTCGGAAAAAGCAAAGTATCTTTTAGAAAACTATTGCGAATTTAACATTGATGATGATAACTCCTTACAATGGTATGTGGTGCGCTGGGAAAAAAGATAG
- a CDS encoding molybdenum cofactor biosynthesis protein MoaE: MSYFTDFKITFAPLCLTEVYQLADNPANGAIALMSGTVRCQTEGKKVEYLEYQAYEPMAVTIFKQIGANLVNQYPQINSIIIHHRIGKLVIGDISVLVAVGCPHRQEAFKACQYAIDTLKHNAPIWKKEHFADGASSWVSIGMCEAVSK; encoded by the coding sequence ATGAGTTATTTTACTGATTTTAAAATTACTTTTGCCCCTCTGTGTTTAACTGAAGTTTATCAATTAGCTGATAATCCTGCCAATGGTGCGATCGCACTTATGAGTGGTACAGTCCGTTGTCAAACAGAAGGAAAAAAGGTAGAATACTTAGAATATCAGGCTTATGAACCGATGGCGGTAACAATATTTAAGCAGATAGGAGCAAATTTAGTTAACCAGTATCCCCAAATCAATAGTATTATCATTCATCATCGTATTGGTAAGTTAGTCATAGGAGATATTAGTGTTTTAGTCGCCGTAGGATGCCCTCATCGTCAGGAGGCTTTTAAGGCTTGTCAATATGCCATTGATACTCTCAAACATAATGCACCTATTTGGAAAAAAGAACATTTTGCCGATGGTGCCAGTAGTTGGGTAAGTATTGGGATGTGTGAAGCAGTGAGTAAGTAA